The genomic segment GCTCGGCAGAAGCACGACCGAGGCCGAGATCGACCGGGCGGCCGACGTCATCGTCGACGCCGTCGTGAGGCTCCGCCGATGAAGCTCCTCGTTGCGATGTCGGGAGGCGTCGACTCTTCGGTGGCGGCGGCGCTGCTCACGCGCGAGGGACACGACGTGACGGGCGTGCACATGAAGCTGTCGTCGTACGCGACGTCGAGCGAGTCGGACGGCCGTGTCCACGGGTGCTGCACGGTCGAGGCCGCAGACGACGCGCGCCGCGTCGCGCAGATGCTCGACATCCCGTTCTACGTCTGGAACCTGACCGAGGAGTTCTCACGCGGGGTGCTCGACGATTTCGTCGCGGAGTACGCGGGCGGGCGGACGCCCAACCCGTGCGTGCGCTGCAACGAGACGGTCAAGTTCGGTGCGTTGCTCGACCGTGGACGAAGCGCCGGCTTCGACGCGGTCGCGACCGGGCATTACGCGATCTCGCGCTTCGAGCGCAGGGCTTGGCGCCTGTTTCGCAGCGCCGACCGGGCGAAGGATCAATCCTACGTTCTGTCGACGCTCGGACAGGAGGCGCTCGCGATGGCGCGGTTCCCGGTGGGCGCGCAAACGAAGGAGCAGACCCGCGAGCTGGCCCGCTCACTCGAGCTGCGCACCGCCGACAAGCCTGACTCCTACGAGATCTGCTTCGTGCCCGACGGCGACGCGGCCGGATTCGTCGAGCGCCTCGCCGGGGACGACGCGCTCCCGGGCGGCGAGATCGTCGACGCCGACGGCGCGGTGCTCGGCGAGCACGGCGGCGTTCATCGGTACACCGTCGGCCAGCGCCGAGGCCTTGGGCTCGGTTTGGCCAAGAAGCGGTACGTGATCGAGGTCGACGCGCCGTCGCGCCGGGTGGTCGTCGGGCCCGGCGAGCTCCTCGCGCGTGGCGGCCTCGAGGCCGAGCGCATCCGTTGGTTCGCCGGCCGGCCCCCGAGCGGATCGGCGCTTACCGTCCAGATCCGCGCGCACGGCGACCCGATCGCTGCGACGGTCGACCCGGTCGGGAACGACGGCGCGATCGTCCGTTTCAACGCACCCGAGCGCGGCATCGCCCCGGGTCAACTGGCCGCTTTCTACGACGGCGACGAAACGCTTGGCGGCGGTACGATCGCCCGATCACTGCGCTAACGACGGGCCTGGACCGTCTTTCGAGGATGTCTGACAAATTGACGTCGCTTTGTCTGACACGCTCCGAGAGGCCTCCACGCTTCCCCGCGAGACAGGGAAAACCGCACCACGGACGTATAATCTGGTGGTTCCCCCGACGCGAGGAGTAGCCGAATGGATCAGGTCCGACTTCCCGAGCTCGAGACGATCCGTCGCTTCTCGATCGCCGTCCGCAGCGAACACGCGGACGCCGAGCAGGTGATCGAAGCACTGCGCATGGACCTCGAACGGGTCGAGGGCGCGCTCAAAGGCCGCCGCACCGCAGCGGCGCCGCGTCGTGCCGCAGGCGCCCGCACCACGAGCAAGAGCACCCGGCGGTAGTGCCCTCGAAAGCCGAGCTCGGGCGAGCCCGGAAACGCATAGAAGGGCTCCGGCGCGAGCTCGATCGACACCTGCACCTCTACCACGTCCTCGACCGGCCCGAGATCTCCGACGCCGAGTACGACCTGCTCTACCGGGAGCTCGTCGAGCTCGAGGAACAGCACCCGGACCTCGTAACGCAGGACTCGCCGACCCAGCGGATCGGCGGCCCGCCCTCTGAAGCCTTCGCGCCCGTGCGCCACCACGCGCGGATGTACTCGCTCGACAACGCCTTCTCCGAGGAGGAGTTGAAGGCCTGGGCCGACCGGGTCGCACGCGGCGTGAGCGACGTCACGTTCGCGAACGAGCTCAAGATCGACGGCGTCGCCGTCGCTCTCACCTACGAGGACGGCCGCTACGTACGCGGAGCGACGCGCGGCGACGGAACGACCGGCGAGGACATCACCGCGAACCTCCGCACGCTTAAGGGCGTCCCGATGCGCCTGCAGACCCCGAAGCCGCCGAGGCTCCTCGAGGTTCGCGGCGAGGTGTACTTTCCGTACAAGGCTTTCGAGCAGTTAAACGCTCAGCTCATCGAGCAGGGCAAGACGCCGTTCGCGAATCCCCGCAACTCGGCGGCCGGATCGCTCCGGCAGAAAGATCCTGCAGTCACGGCGTCCCGCTCGCTCACGTACTTGATCCACGGTGTAGGCGCCGCCCGGGGCGTCAAGCAGGCGACGCACCTGGCGTGGCTCGAATATCTCCGCGAGGCCGGGCTGCGCGTGTCCACGAACGTGAAGGAAGCGAAGACGCTGGAAGAGGTTCAAGGGTTCATCGAGCATTGGCACGAGCATCGCCACGACCTCGACCACGAGATCGACGGCGTCGTCGTCAAGGTCAATCAGATCTCGGCGCAGGAGGAGCTCGGCTACACCTCGAAGGCGCCGCGCTGGGCGATCGCCTACAAGTACCCGCCCGAGGAACAAACGACGAGACTGCGCAAGATCGAGATCCACATCGGCCGGACGGGCGCGGCCACCCCCTACGCTGTCCTCGACCCGGTGCACGTCGGCGGGGTCACGGTGACGTCGGCGACCCTCCACAACATGGACGAGGTCGCCCGCAAGGACATCCGGCCCGGCGACTTCGTGATCGTCCGTCGCGCCGGCGACGTGATCCCCGAGGTCGTCGGCCCGATCCCGGAACGAAGGCCGCGCAGCCTCAAGAAATGGAAGATGCCCGACCGATGCCCGTCGTGCGGGAGCGAGATCGTCCGCGAGGAAGGCGAAGCGGTCGCCTACTGCACGGGGATCGACTGTCCGTCTCAGCGGGTCGAGCGGATCTTCCACTTCGCCGGACGCGGCGCGCTGGACATCGAAGGCCTCGGCTACCAGACGATCATCGAGCTCGCCGAGCGCGCTCTCGTCAAGGACGTCGGCGACGTCTACGCGCTCACCGACGAGCAGATCGCGACGCTGGAGGGTTTC from the Actinomycetota bacterium genome contains:
- the mnmA gene encoding tRNA 2-thiouridine(34) synthase MnmA, which codes for MKLLVAMSGGVDSSVAAALLTREGHDVTGVHMKLSSYATSSESDGRVHGCCTVEAADDARRVAQMLDIPFYVWNLTEEFSRGVLDDFVAEYAGGRTPNPCVRCNETVKFGALLDRGRSAGFDAVATGHYAISRFERRAWRLFRSADRAKDQSYVLSTLGQEALAMARFPVGAQTKEQTRELARSLELRTADKPDSYEICFVPDGDAAGFVERLAGDDALPGGEIVDADGAVLGEHGGVHRYTVGQRRGLGLGLAKKRYVIEVDAPSRRVVVGPGELLARGGLEAERIRWFAGRPPSGSALTVQIRAHGDPIAATVDPVGNDGAIVRFNAPERGIAPGQLAAFYDGDETLGGGTIARSLR
- the ligA gene encoding NAD-dependent DNA ligase LigA encodes the protein MPSKAELGRARKRIEGLRRELDRHLHLYHVLDRPEISDAEYDLLYRELVELEEQHPDLVTQDSPTQRIGGPPSEAFAPVRHHARMYSLDNAFSEEELKAWADRVARGVSDVTFANELKIDGVAVALTYEDGRYVRGATRGDGTTGEDITANLRTLKGVPMRLQTPKPPRLLEVRGEVYFPYKAFEQLNAQLIEQGKTPFANPRNSAAGSLRQKDPAVTASRSLTYLIHGVGAARGVKQATHLAWLEYLREAGLRVSTNVKEAKTLEEVQGFIEHWHEHRHDLDHEIDGVVVKVNQISAQEELGYTSKAPRWAIAYKYPPEEQTTRLRKIEIHIGRTGAATPYAVLDPVHVGGVTVTSATLHNMDEVARKDIRPGDFVIVRRAGDVIPEVVGPIPERRPRSLKKWKMPDRCPSCGSEIVREEGEAVAYCTGIDCPSQRVERIFHFAGRGALDIEGLGYQTIIELAERALVKDVGDVYALTDEQIATLEGFKDKKIANLRKSIEASKTRPLARLLTGLGIRHVGGTVAEQLASHFGSLEALEAASEEEINAVEGIGEVIAHSVHEFFTQPRNRAVLDKLKRAGLRTADERKAVRQTELTGKVVVMTGGLSSMSRDEAREALKEAGAKVTDSVSKKTDLVVVGENPGSKADKAVSLGVPTIDEKELMKLLGRR